The following nucleotide sequence is from Malania oleifera isolate guangnan ecotype guangnan chromosome 4, ASM2987363v1, whole genome shotgun sequence.
TAGCTTGATTTGCAGCAACTGCAGAAGCATTTCTTTCTTCCTCCAGGTCCTTATATAAAGCATTTAAGGATTTCCTGTCATGCTCAACCTGTCGTTTTAACCTATCAACCAAACTTTCCCCTTCGATTTCACTGACAACGCTACCATCCAGAGATTCAAAACCAGATTCATTTCTCTCCAGTGATTTCCTTTTCTGAAGAATCTGCAACCCAACCGTACCAGAGGCATCAGATGACTTCAATTCATCAATATTTAAAGACACTCTAGGACTCATATCATTCAATGGTAGGTCAATCCCTCTATTAGCAGAGATTTGTGACAGCAAGAGCTTCAAATCTTCATTAACTTTTGCAGAATCTTTCCCAGACCATTGTTCTGCAAGCAAACCAGAAAACTGTCTTCCCCTATTGCCAACAGCTATCTTATAAGCATCACCAAGTTCCAAGTTGTTGGGTACTTGCAGACTAGTTTCAACGGATGCTTCACTTGTTGTTATTGATCCACTTCCTGTCTTGCGGATGTCTCCTGTCTCAGTTACGGATGGCTTCTCAAGTCCACTGCTGCCTGAAACATTGGTGGCAAGAGATTATTACAAGCTACATAACAGGAATATGACATAATCTGGTAATGGGGTTTTTAAGCATCAAATAGAAATAAAACAATTCAATTTCCATTATCACTGGATTTCGATACAGAAGGATGTAATGTAAAATGGAATCATTGCCAGGATCAGaataaacatacatacatacatatatgcataCATGCGTTATAAAATTAAGAATTAAATCATTCTTTGAAATTAAAATGCGGTATAAGTATTAAGGAAAAAGGAAGACATGAAATTATCATGAATGTAATAGAGAGAGACAAAATATGCATTTCAAATACCATGAAAGGATGAAAGGAACAAAGTGtctttatttttcatttggtGTCCAAACATTCCCAACAACAATggaaaagggaaagaaagagtacAGAGCTAAGAGATTACCACTTGCTCCCAATACTTCAGGGGCAGTTTCTGTTGCATTGGATGACTGAGGGGCAGCTTCATGGGAAATAAGCTGAGCAAACCCAGAAGAATCAATTTTAGTCTCAGCCTGTTGCCAAGAAAGTTCCTCCAAGCCATGACCAACGGCATCAGTACATGCCACAACTGTCCCATCATTTGGCTCCACATTAACTAACTGCACCTTTGAAAATGAAACCACTTCCAAGTTGTTGGGCACTTGCAGACTAGTTTCAACAGCTGCTTCACTTGTTGTTATTGATCCACTTCCTGTCTTACAGATGTCTCCCGTCTCAGTTACGGATGGCTTCTCAAGTTCACTGCTGTCTGAAACATTGGTGGCAAGAGATTATTACAAGCTACATAATAGGAATATGACATAATCTGGTAATGGGGTTTTTAAGCATCAAATAGAAATAAAACAATTCAATTTCCATTATCATTGGATTTCGATACAGAAGGATGTAATGTAAAATGGAGTCATTGCCAGGATCAgaatacatacacacacacacacatacatacatacatacgttataaaattaagaattaaatcattctttgaaattaaaatgcagTATAAGTATTAACGAAAAAGGAAGACATGAAATTATCATAAACGTAATAGAGAGACAAAATATGCGTTTCAAATACCATGAAAGGGTGAAAGGAACAAAGCGCCTTTATTTTTCATTTGGTGTCCAAACATTCGCAACAACAATggaaaagggaaagaaagagtacAGAGTTAAGAGCTTACCACTTGCTCCCAATACTTCAGGGGCAGTTTCTGTTGCATTGGACGACTGAGGGGCAGCTTCATGGGAAATAAGCTGAGCAAACCCAGAAGAATCAATTTTAGGCTCAGCCTGTTGCCAAGAAAGTTCCTCCAAGCCATGACCAACGGCATCAGTACCTGCGACAACTGTCCCATCATTTGGCTCCACATTAACTAACTGCACCTTTGAAAATGAAACCAAATCCTCAGGCTTGGAAGGTGGATGTATCAGTTTCTCTGATATAAAATTCTCAGTCGAAGTAACAATATGAGGTTCCATCTGTACACATTTAATTTGAAAATCTTCCTTAGGACCATCAGTTTCACGAACTAAAGCACCCGTATCATCATCATCAGACAGCAGGACATCTGATTCAGTATCTGAAGTGATCTTCAGCTCTGAATAGCCTATATGAGACAAAGGATCAAATCCACtatttcttaactgagaagtgTGAACTGGTCCAGATGAtttgttttctctcttctttaAGTCAGCACAATCATGTACAATAGCACTGGATAAAGGCAGATCAAATTCAGCAGCCTTAGGTCCAACTAACTCAGTCTGAAGCAATTTTTGGGCATAACCACCAGAAATGAAAAGGTTGTTGCAACAACAACAATGCCTTTTTATCAATGAGCCAAGGTTATGAGATTCACATGAAGGATCTTCATCAAAATCAATGTGAGGTTCTGCCCCCAATTTACCAACCAGCAATCTGTACGTTTCGGCATTGGACTTATTTATGGTAGCAAACGAGAAGAGGCAATTTTCACACATCCCATGAACATCAACAATCTTATTGTGAGCATGACAAAAAACTAAGGATGATATCTCCAATTTATGATTCCTGCAGATCAAATCCAAATAAAATCCCAATTTTTCATTGCCCAAAACATGATCAAGTCTTGAGCATATCAAACACGGTGTTTGCAGTCCACAGTGGCGAGCAAACCTTGTCACTAAGTATGAGAAAATGGCATCAATGAACAGCAAAAAAATCAACAACCATTCAAGTACAGCTGATGCCAAAGCCACGGTAAAACCTTGTGAATATGTTTGTGACTGGGTAGAAGAAATCCCGGCCACAGCCATACCCAGCAAAAGTGAATGAATTCACAGCAACAGATCAACGCCTACAATGGATCAACGCCTCCAATCTTCAAAGAACAAAATCAAATATCCAAGCGTAGTTTAGCACTGTGGGCATTAATAATCAGACAAGGGGAAGAAACAGTTTAGAAAAGAACCAAAAGCTACAACCATCAAGAGCAACACAtccaaattaatatatatatatatatataataaaagtcAACTGTGAGACATTTTCAACATTCATTGAAGCCAAGAAGGCATGAAACGGTTAAAATAAAGCAATGCATGTTGTGTAGACGAATCAGAAGCTAATAGGACGAGTTTAttaacaaaaaaagaaagaaagaacaacACAATCATCCAATTGAGCCAGTCAGAAGTTATTCAAACAGGTTTCTTAGCAAAAAAGCAATAACACCATCTTTCACGCAGCATTGACAACTAGACCTTAATGTATGCCTTTGTCAGAAGCTAACAAAACGAACttgttttttaaaagaaaaaaaaaaaaaaacttctcatGCAAAATCAATACCCAATAAGAACCATAGATTGAACTCAAATATCAgcaactataaaataaaattctcggCAAATGAAacgaaagaaaaataaataaactgtgATTATATGTGTTCAATACCTGTTTAAACcccaaaatttaaataaagcaaaAGCTAGCAATTAACAAAAATCTTAgcagaaaaaattcatatccagaAGAACCAGTTCCCCATAATGATTTACTACCCAAACAACCCTGGATCAatcaaaattataatttaaaggGTCCAGACAT
It contains:
- the LOC131154299 gene encoding myosin-binding protein 1 isoform X1 gives rise to the protein MAVAGISSTQSQTYSQGFTVALASAVLEWLLIFLLFIDAIFSYLVTRFARHCGLQTPCLICSRLDHVLGNEKLGFYLDLICRNHKLEISSLVFCHAHNKIVDVHGMCENCLFSFATINKSNAETYRLLVGKLGAEPHIDFDEDPSCESHNLGSLIKRHCCCCNNLFISGGYAQKLLQTELVGPKAAEFDLPLSSAIVHDCADLKKRENKSSGPVHTSQLRNSGFDPLSHIGYSELKITSDTESDVLLSDDDDTGALVRETDGPKEDFQIKCVQMEPHIVTSTENFISEKLIHPPSKPEDLVSFSKVQLVNVEPNDGTVVAGTDAVGHGLEELSWQQAEPKIDSSGFAQLISHEAAPQSSNATETAPEVLGASDSSELEKPSVTETGDICKTGSGSITTSEAAVETSLQVPNNLEVVSFSKVQLVNVEPNDGTVVACTDAVGHGLEELSWQQAETKIDSSGFAQLISHEAAPQSSNATETAPEVLGASGSSGLEKPSVTETGDIRKTGSGSITTSEASVETSLQVPNNLELGDAYKIAVGNRGRQFSGLLAEQWSGKDSAKVNEDLKLLLSQISANRGIDLPLNDMSPRVSLNIDELKSSDASGTVGLQILQKRKSLERNESGFESLDGSVVSEIEGESLVDRLKRQVEHDRKSLNALYKDLEEERNASAVAANQAMAMITRLQEEKAALHMEALQYLRMMEEQAEYDMEALQKANDLLSEREKEMQDLEEELEFCRKKLPNEPILESIVRSASDLKPGGTRLELSDASHAENNASSPSNSVAMVHVLCDELEGSEVLVGGKNTSIVKNLLSELEDERSSISKCLKKLEKKLLEFSNNGLHSDLANGEYSANEGDELNNLNTLEVRKGSEENSRLVESSGSPSDQEGRILSFQGNEFVSKENSEFNSSGQGCPMICRETDFVALGNEVSDLKDRLEALEADRNFLEHTINSIRNGDEGLKLVQELVHHLRELRRTEIRRDQPN
- the LOC131154299 gene encoding myosin-binding protein 1 isoform X2, encoding MAVAGISSTQSQTYSQVTRFARHCGLQTPCLICSRLDHVLGNEKLGFYLDLICRNHKLEISSLVFCHAHNKIVDVHGMCENCLFSFATINKSNAETYRLLVGKLGAEPHIDFDEDPSCESHNLGSLIKRHCCCCNNLFISGGYAQKLLQTELVGPKAAEFDLPLSSAIVHDCADLKKRENKSSGPVHTSQLRNSGFDPLSHIGYSELKITSDTESDVLLSDDDDTGALVRETDGPKEDFQIKCVQMEPHIVTSTENFISEKLIHPPSKPEDLVSFSKVQLVNVEPNDGTVVAGTDAVGHGLEELSWQQAEPKIDSSGFAQLISHEAAPQSSNATETAPEVLGASDSSELEKPSVTETGDICKTGSGSITTSEAAVETSLQVPNNLEVVSFSKVQLVNVEPNDGTVVACTDAVGHGLEELSWQQAETKIDSSGFAQLISHEAAPQSSNATETAPEVLGASGSSGLEKPSVTETGDIRKTGSGSITTSEASVETSLQVPNNLELGDAYKIAVGNRGRQFSGLLAEQWSGKDSAKVNEDLKLLLSQISANRGIDLPLNDMSPRVSLNIDELKSSDASGTVGLQILQKRKSLERNESGFESLDGSVVSEIEGESLVDRLKRQVEHDRKSLNALYKDLEEERNASAVAANQAMAMITRLQEEKAALHMEALQYLRMMEEQAEYDMEALQKANDLLSEREKEMQDLEEELEFCRKKLPNEPILESIVRSASDLKPGGTRLELSDASHAENNASSPSNSVAMVHVLCDELEGSEVLVGGKNTSIVKNLLSELEDERSSISKCLKKLEKKLLEFSNNGLHSDLANGEYSANEGDELNNLNTLEVRKGSEENSRLVESSGSPSDQEGRILSFQGNEFVSKENSEFNSSGQGCPMICRETDFVALGNEVSDLKDRLEALEADRNFLEHTINSIRNGDEGLKLVQELVHHLRELRRTEIRRDQPN